A DNA window from Pseudomonas sp. B21-056 contains the following coding sequences:
- a CDS encoding Fic family protein codes for MEPHWIWQQPDWPAFYWQTEALTPLLRECVQTQGRLLGMSGAVAASLSAQNELDALLQNIVTSSAIEGEQLNVGSVRSSLARRLGLERAGDNPVSPRSEGLANLLLDATRHFSQPLTVERLLEWHEWLFPEQTGDLAHQRIRVGSLRGDEPMQVVSGRLDRPTVHFEAPPRRGLEQQLQTFLDWFEASRHQSGLDPLLRAGIAHFWFVTLHPFDDGNGRLTRTLTDLALAQGEAQAIRFYAMSVSILDDRAGYYRVLESSQKATLDITDWLTWFLQTLLRSLQKAMAQIESVLSKTRFWQAHRASELTPEQTKVLNRLLDGGEKGFEHGISAAQYQAVAKVSKATATRHLAELLEKGCLERLPGGGRSTRYRINYPAA; via the coding sequence ATGGAACCCCATTGGATCTGGCAACAGCCCGACTGGCCCGCCTTTTACTGGCAGACCGAAGCATTGACGCCCCTGCTACGCGAATGCGTGCAAACCCAAGGCCGATTACTCGGCATGAGCGGTGCTGTCGCTGCGTCACTCAGTGCTCAGAACGAATTGGACGCGTTGTTGCAAAACATCGTGACCTCTTCGGCCATCGAAGGAGAACAATTGAATGTGGGCTCGGTGCGATCGTCCCTGGCCCGACGCCTGGGCCTGGAACGGGCCGGCGACAACCCGGTCAGCCCGCGCAGCGAGGGCTTGGCGAATCTTTTGCTGGATGCGACCCGGCACTTCAGCCAGCCCCTCACCGTCGAGCGGTTGCTGGAATGGCATGAGTGGCTGTTTCCTGAGCAGACGGGCGACCTAGCGCATCAACGGATACGCGTAGGCTCACTGCGGGGCGACGAGCCGATGCAAGTGGTCTCGGGCCGATTGGACCGTCCCACTGTTCACTTCGAGGCACCGCCTCGCCGAGGTCTCGAACAACAACTGCAAACCTTCCTCGACTGGTTTGAGGCCAGCCGCCATCAAAGCGGACTCGATCCTTTGTTGCGGGCCGGCATCGCCCATTTCTGGTTTGTCACCCTGCACCCGTTTGACGATGGCAACGGCCGCCTGACCCGCACCCTCACTGATCTGGCACTGGCCCAGGGCGAAGCGCAGGCGATCCGTTTCTATGCCATGTCCGTGAGCATCCTTGACGACCGCGCAGGCTATTACCGAGTCCTCGAAAGCAGTCAGAAGGCCACGTTGGATATCACTGATTGGCTCACCTGGTTTCTGCAGACCTTGTTGCGCAGCTTGCAGAAAGCCATGGCGCAGATCGAAAGCGTGTTGAGCAAGACGCGGTTCTGGCAGGCTCATCGAGCCTCGGAACTCACGCCAGAACAGACCAAAGTATTGAACCGGTTGCTCGACGGCGGTGAAAAAGGTTTTGAGCACGGTATCAGCGCGGCGCAATACCAGGCTGTGGCCAAGGTATCCAAGGCAACTGCAACCCGACACCTGGCGGAGTTGCTGGAAAAAGGCTGCCTGGAGCGATTACCGGGAGGTGGACGCAGTACTCGGTACAGAATCAATTACCCAGCTGCATGA
- a CDS encoding DUF2138 domain-containing protein, which translates to MSDNTASPTVPTPVAKPARRWPALLIGLCLVAGVAAGLGWFMTKPKAPPAALALEKLGLSRPDGLLEAHSLSQLPKDLLAVPFLKATLTEDFVFYYQAHADRLGLIGSLRRIIYEHDLKLQDSLIEELFDQPADVALWRGADGRLKDFLLVMDRGGLAKVLEPLAKVALDDTQLSKLSDLKVGGDEVALYQLSYNASKSLVFASHGDKLVVLSDPTKLYDPANGASEERGSVSTTALAALLGGDKLFTEAFGLPPKAPEVKQRISVNASVLAMGYQRFIPNFAGLRFDMDDKGWHSFLAMDELENQPDFDFKPIWQAMPMGASACVALPLAAEQQKPLLVKLGAEEKAAQAMVDHMAGAAGLCWYADSRLYTPLLVASLNEEDGKIDADLGNLFGSMVGAYENNVAEHAFPVVEKQEGSMHHWQRQVSSNFGPYLAKDSLQPDAITGKAFMRVSLARHGSTLLFSLDDKLVDKALGTLDKHFPPMADVVPKDLLMPFYFGPDSMAQLMQRETLDSLPQDMEPVFYNAAQTYLIPKLRALGGYGKYALTLPAGSEPDGHWQWLPLEWKAL; encoded by the coding sequence ATGAGCGACAACACTGCTTCCCCGACCGTGCCGACACCTGTCGCTAAACCTGCGCGCCGCTGGCCGGCGTTGCTGATCGGGCTGTGCCTGGTGGCCGGTGTCGCCGCCGGGTTGGGCTGGTTCATGACCAAACCCAAGGCGCCGCCTGCGGCGCTGGCGCTGGAAAAGCTCGGCCTGAGTCGTCCCGACGGCCTGCTCGAAGCCCACTCCCTGAGCCAGTTGCCCAAGGACCTGTTGGCGGTGCCGTTCCTCAAGGCCACGCTCACCGAGGATTTCGTCTTTTATTACCAGGCCCATGCCGACCGCCTGGGGCTGATCGGCAGCCTGCGCCGGATCATCTACGAGCATGATCTGAAGCTGCAGGACAGCCTGATCGAAGAGCTTTTCGACCAGCCGGCCGATGTGGCGCTGTGGCGCGGTGCGGATGGCCGGCTCAAGGATTTCCTGCTGGTGATGGATCGTGGCGGGCTGGCCAAGGTGCTGGAGCCGCTGGCAAAAGTCGCCCTGGACGATACGCAGTTGAGCAAACTCAGCGACCTGAAAGTCGGCGGCGATGAAGTCGCGCTCTACCAGCTCAGCTACAACGCCAGCAAATCCCTGGTCTTCGCCTCCCATGGCGACAAGCTGGTGGTGCTGTCCGATCCGACCAAGCTCTATGACCCGGCCAATGGCGCGTCCGAAGAGCGCGGCAGCGTTTCAACCACCGCACTGGCTGCGCTGCTGGGTGGCGACAAACTCTTCACCGAAGCCTTCGGCCTGCCGCCCAAGGCCCCCGAGGTCAAACAACGCATCTCGGTGAACGCCAGCGTGCTCGCCATGGGCTACCAGCGTTTCATCCCGAACTTCGCCGGGTTGCGTTTCGACATGGACGACAAGGGCTGGCACAGCTTCCTGGCCATGGACGAACTGGAAAACCAGCCGGACTTCGACTTCAAGCCGATCTGGCAAGCCATGCCCATGGGCGCCAGCGCCTGCGTAGCCTTGCCACTGGCCGCTGAACAACAGAAACCGCTGCTGGTAAAACTCGGTGCCGAGGAAAAAGCCGCCCAGGCCATGGTCGACCATATGGCCGGCGCGGCGGGCCTGTGCTGGTACGCCGATTCGCGGCTGTACACGCCGTTGCTGGTGGCCAGCCTGAACGAAGAAGACGGCAAGATCGACGCCGACCTGGGCAACCTGTTCGGCTCGATGGTGGGCGCCTATGAAAACAACGTGGCCGAGCACGCGTTCCCGGTCGTCGAGAAGCAGGAAGGCTCGATGCATCACTGGCAGCGTCAGGTGAGCTCCAACTTCGGCCCTTACCTGGCCAAGGACTCGCTGCAACCCGATGCCATCACCGGCAAGGCATTCATGCGGGTCAGCCTGGCGCGCCACGGCTCGACCCTGCTGTTTTCCCTCGATGACAAACTGGTGGACAAGGCCCTCGGCACCCTCGACAAGCACTTCCCGCCGATGGCCGACGTGGTGCCCAAGGACCTGCTGATGCCATTCTACTTCGGTCCGGACTCCATGGCGCAACTGATGCAGCGTGAAACCCTGGACAGCTTGCCCCAGGACATGGAGCCGGTGTTCTACAACGCCGCGCAGACCTACCTGATTCCGAAACTGCGTGCCCTCGGCGGCTACGGCAAATACGCGCTGACCCTGCCCGCAGGCAGCGAGCCGGACGGTCACTGGCAGTGGTTGCCGCTGGAATGGAAAGCACTGTGA
- a CDS encoding DUF1175 domain-containing protein, translating into MRNLGLMALFLGGQAFAMETPPLDVQQSQVFRAWFVRIAEEQLSRGPSPRWYQQDCAGLVRFAANEALKVHNEKWLRSNGLSNRYLPPELELSDDQRRLAQQWQQGGGKVGPYVNAIKLIQFNSRLVGRDVAQARPGDLMFFDQGDDQHLMIWMGRYIAYHTGTTTPTDNGMRSASLQQLMNWKDTRWIPDAANPNFIGVYRLNFLSQ; encoded by the coding sequence ATCCGCAATCTCGGGCTGATGGCACTGTTCCTGGGGGGGCAGGCGTTTGCCATGGAAACGCCGCCCCTGGATGTGCAGCAGTCCCAGGTCTTTCGTGCCTGGTTCGTGCGCATCGCCGAGGAGCAGTTGAGCCGTGGCCCGAGCCCGCGCTGGTATCAGCAGGACTGTGCCGGGTTGGTGCGGTTTGCCGCCAACGAAGCGCTGAAGGTCCACAACGAAAAATGGCTGCGCAGCAACGGCCTGTCCAATCGCTACCTGCCGCCGGAGCTTGAGCTGAGCGACGATCAGCGGCGCCTGGCCCAGCAATGGCAGCAGGGCGGCGGCAAGGTCGGGCCCTACGTCAACGCCATCAAGTTGATCCAGTTCAACAGTCGCCTGGTGGGCCGTGATGTGGCCCAGGCCCGTCCTGGCGACCTGATGTTCTTCGATCAGGGCGACGACCAGCACCTGATGATCTGGATGGGCCGCTACATCGCCTATCACACCGGCACCACAACCCCTACCGACAACGGCATGCGCTCCGCAAGCCTGCAACAACTCATGAACTGGAAGGACACCCGATGGATACCCGACGCAGCCAACCCCAACTTCATCGGCGTCTATCGACTCAACTTTCTCTCCCAATGA
- a CDS encoding YfaP family protein, producing MRFLSLLIGLMVAPWVWAEPAAEMSEPVGGWRYSGLLDRTENPQVAYPTPPIDRGVQRNRTMIEGRLKAMGTARPPHSLAVNGNPLNLYTDDEGRFARPYAFGAGSNSVEVRSSEGKSLKRVQFYEANNLRTPAQIRVVLGWDDPKAELDLHIITPDGQHAFFGQPALSNGGGLDPDGVDGPGPEMFTMTAPMHGTYLVYVNYWGNYGDGGYNFDETSNQNEVITSQINLVLNENTVNEKRETFVVPLRAIGDLLLVKTFNY from the coding sequence ATGCGTTTTCTTTCATTGCTGATCGGGCTGATGGTCGCACCGTGGGTGTGGGCCGAGCCTGCGGCCGAAATGTCGGAGCCGGTGGGCGGCTGGCGTTACAGCGGCTTGCTCGATCGCACTGAAAACCCCCAGGTTGCCTATCCCACGCCGCCCATCGACCGGGGCGTACAGCGCAATCGCACGATGATCGAGGGCCGGCTCAAGGCCATGGGCACGGCCCGGCCGCCCCACAGCCTGGCGGTCAACGGCAATCCACTGAATCTCTATACCGACGACGAAGGCCGTTTCGCCCGGCCGTATGCGTTCGGTGCCGGCTCCAACAGCGTCGAGGTGCGCAGTTCCGAGGGCAAATCCCTCAAGCGCGTGCAGTTCTATGAGGCCAACAACCTGCGAACGCCGGCGCAGATCCGCGTGGTGCTCGGCTGGGACGATCCCAAGGCCGAGTTGGACCTGCACATCATTACCCCCGACGGCCAGCATGCCTTCTTCGGCCAGCCGGCGCTGAGCAACGGCGGCGGCCTCGACCCGGATGGTGTCGATGGCCCCGGTCCCGAGATGTTCACCATGACCGCGCCGATGCACGGCACCTACCTGGTCTACGTGAACTACTGGGGCAACTACGGCGATGGCGGCTATAACTTCGACGAAACCAGCAACCAGAACGAGGTGATCACCTCGCAGATCAATCTGGTGCTCAACGAAAACACCGTCAATGAGAAACGCGAAACCTTTGTCGTGCCCCTGCGCGCCATCGGCGATCTTTTGCTGGTCAAGACTTTCAACTACTAA
- a CDS encoding exodeoxyribonuclease VII small subunit has product MARKKAALDFEQSLADLQTLVERLENGELSLEDSLTAFEQGIGLTRDCQAALAQAEQKVQLLLERDGELTEEPFDAEQPE; this is encoded by the coding sequence ATGGCCCGCAAAAAAGCTGCATTGGACTTCGAACAATCCCTGGCCGACCTGCAAACGCTGGTCGAACGGCTGGAGAACGGCGAATTGTCGCTGGAAGACTCGCTGACCGCCTTCGAACAGGGTATCGGCCTGACTCGCGACTGCCAGGCGGCGCTGGCCCAGGCCGAGCAGAAGGTGCAGTTGCTGCTCGAGCGCGATGGCGAGCTGACCGAAGAGCCTTTCGACGCGGAACAGCCTGAATGA
- the ispA gene encoding (2E,6E)-farnesyl diphosphate synthase translates to MIGAYQASSQARVNAALDTLFNAPSPELARLYEAMRYSVMNGGKRVRPLLAYAACEALGGVAEQANGAACAVELIHAYSLVHDDLPAMDDDDLRRGQPTTHKQFDEACAILAGDGLQSLAFSALLDPTLSDCPAQIRLDMVSALALAAGPAGMVGGQAIDLGSVGLKLNQGALEYMHRHKTGALIEASVKLGALASGRATPEQLQALQTYARAIGLAFQVQDDILDVESDTQTLGKRQGADIARDKPTYPALLGLDAAKAYALELRDQALAALRPFDAAAEPLRELARYIVERRS, encoded by the coding sequence ATGATCGGCGCCTATCAGGCCAGCAGCCAGGCCCGGGTCAATGCTGCCTTGGACACTTTGTTTAACGCACCGAGCCCCGAGCTCGCGCGCCTGTACGAAGCGATGCGCTACAGCGTGATGAACGGTGGCAAGCGCGTGCGGCCGCTGCTGGCCTACGCCGCGTGCGAAGCCCTGGGCGGTGTGGCCGAACAGGCCAACGGCGCGGCGTGTGCGGTGGAGCTGATCCACGCTTATTCCCTGGTCCATGACGACCTGCCGGCCATGGATGACGACGACCTGCGTCGTGGCCAGCCGACTACCCACAAGCAATTCGACGAAGCCTGCGCGATCCTGGCCGGCGACGGTTTGCAGAGCCTGGCCTTCAGCGCCCTGCTCGACCCGACCCTCAGCGATTGCCCGGCGCAGATCCGCCTGGACATGGTCAGTGCCTTGGCGCTGGCGGCGGGCCCGGCGGGGATGGTCGGCGGCCAGGCCATCGACCTGGGCTCGGTCGGCCTGAAGCTGAACCAGGGCGCGCTGGAATATATGCACCGGCACAAGACCGGCGCCTTGATCGAAGCCAGCGTCAAGCTCGGCGCCCTCGCCAGCGGCCGGGCCACGCCTGAACAGCTGCAAGCCTTGCAGACCTACGCCCGGGCCATCGGCCTGGCGTTCCAGGTGCAGGACGACATTCTCGACGTCGAAAGCGATACCCAGACCCTGGGCAAGCGCCAGGGTGCCGACATCGCCCGTGACAAGCCGACCTACCCGGCCCTGCTGGGCCTCGACGCCGCCAAGGCCTACGCCCTGGAGTTGCGCGACCAGGCCCTGGCCGCGTTGCGACCGTTTGACGCGGCGGCCGAGCCATTGCGCGAGCTGGCGCGCTATATCGTCGAACGACGCAGCTGA